Within the Zea mays cultivar B73 chromosome 10, Zm-B73-REFERENCE-NAM-5.0, whole genome shotgun sequence genome, the region GTATGAACCGATGGAGGAAGAGGGAGGGGTGCACAGGAGGCTTATATGCTTCAAGGGGGAAAATCCAATCGTGCTTGTTGGGTCACGGCGAAGAAATCGGCCTGGGAATCGCGTTCGTTCAGGCCGGCGCGCACAAGATGGAGAGAGAGGCAGAGTCGGAGTCGGAGGTTTGTTATGGCTTGCCGTGGAGTGGAAACGAAACCTCCCCTCCCGGACGACGGGGATGCAAGATGGTGACTATCTCCAAAAAAATGTGGTCGAGTTTGTTGCGTCTGTTACGATAGCGACGGTGGCTATGGTTCCCAGCCAGCCGGAGAAAATCTCGGCAGGATTCAGTTTGATACGGCACGGAGGAAGGACAAGGCTGACCAGGGTGGCCCATGCGTCAGCGATTCTGAGAAGAACAGACCACACGGTGACTTGCATGCTGATGTCAATGATCGCGTCATGGTGATGTCATTGCGGCAAGAGGAATAAAAAATGAAGAAAAGGAAGTTGGACGTCACGTGGTTTCCGTGGGCTGGTTTGGGCTGAAAATTGAAGAAGTGGACCGGCAAGGAAGCGTTTCGGCCCAGTGATGTCAGTTTTTTTTACCTATTCTAAATTCTGAATTCAATTAAGATTCAAGTTTCGAATTAAATTTACATAGAGTTTAAACTTAAAATATATTTAAgtgtcaaacaaaaactccaataTGTTATACATGGtctattttattttatatatCAAATATTTATTTAGTCTATGTTGCAAATACGAAATACCCACCCATCATTTACTTTAGGAAAAAGGTTGTTATGATTGTGTGATTTAATTAAAAGTTAATTCCACTGTGGCTATCTATTACATATTTTATTTGAGCAAGTTATGTGAAATCTCTATCAAGATATATTTTCACCTATTATTTTAAAGTGTTTTTTTACTTATATAATTTATGAGGAGAATAATCCTCTTTGAATAATTTAATAAAAAcatgtaaatatttatttatttatatgatTATTTTATCTGATAcaaatttttgggctttacatattcatccctgcacaatgaagctagaagaacaatagtagcttgtgcattcttatgaatttgctcattaatgaacatgggactatccgtactatcaaagtgcattccactctctacaatctcccatatactaggatggagagagaacaagtgactacacattttgtgactccaaaatccatagtcctctccatcaaaatgaggaggtttaccaagtgaaatagataataaatgagcatttgtactttgaggaatacgagagtaatcaaaagaaaagtttgaattgaccggtttcctcctctcgtagtcgttgtggtcgtcgtccttttgggaagaagtagactcatcgctgtcgtcgtagtagacgatctccttgatgcgcctcgtcttcttcttcttcccatctttccgtctatggcctgagcccgagtcggtaggcttgtcatccttcggctcgttgacgaaagattccttctctttatcgttgatcacgatacccttccccttaggatccatctcttcgggcggttagtccctttgtgaagagaacgactccgataccaattgagagcacctagagggggggtgaataggtgatcctgtaaaacttaaaacttaagccacaaaaacttggttaagtgttatcacaataattgccaagtggctagagaggagtcttaaacaaaacacaataaccaacaagagatcaatcacagagatggcacggtggttatcccgtggttcggccaagaccaacgcttgcctactccacgttgtggcgtcccaacggacgagggttgcaatcaacccctctcaagcggtccaaagacccacttgaataccacagtgttttgcttgcttttctcaatcccgtttgcgaggaatctccacaacttggagcctctcgcccttacacttgaaattcacaaagaagcacagagtaagggaggattagcaacgcacacaagacacaagaatcagagtatcaacacgcacacaagtcacaacaagagctcgcaacacaactcaatgagttcacaactccactagagctctatatgctatcacaatgaaacgaatgcgcggaatcgaggtcttggtgcttagaaatgttgtaggaatgcttggtgtactcctccatgcgcctaggggtcccttttatagccccaaggcagctaggagccgttgagagcattctaggaaggctgatcttgccttctgtcgactggcgcaccggacagtccggtgcacaccggacagtgtccggtgcccgatttcttttcttgtacggcgaagccgaccgttggtagccagagagccgttggcgcaccggacatgtccggtgcacaccggacagtcaccTATAAGATGCTCCGCAAACATAGTATTATGATACTCCGCAAGAGACATGCTCCGCAAGAGACATACACCGGACATACTATATGTGGTTTATGTTTATGTATTTACCAAGGGACATGCTCCGCAAGAGAAACTATAAGATGCTAAATAcatagtcagcacactcacctataTAGTATGTTCAATCTCTCTCACACAAACATCTGCCTCGGTTaatggccctgtttggcacaacttattttcagcttcttcacaaatttaagcagaagttctgccaaacagctagcttctgcagcagcttatcagttcagctgcttctcaaaatacactaaaagcagccaacaagcagaagctgcttttcaccagcttatcagataagctgctttttcaacaagcagcagctgCACCAAACAGGGCCAATGCCTAGCGTCTCCTTCGTCAGTCTCTACGACAGAACGTGCGGGAGGTATCCTAGATACATCAACAAAAAATGCAATTTTTTATGATAAGCTAGATTCCGATAAGCATTTTTATTGTGATTTTACTCGAGCCTTTTTGTTCACTGCAAATACTCACTTTTGAACGCATCTCCAGCCTCAAGAACGAGATGTAGTACAAGAATCAATAGAAGCCATCCTCCCTGATTTTGCCTGTGTATGTGTATCCTGCAGTTGATCTTAATATAGTTGGCTATtataaacaaacaaacaaaatgtCTAACCAAAGTTTAGATCAGTTTGATTCTATCCCAAACCAAACCACTATAACCAAAAGTTCACATAGAATGGTGATATATGAGAATAGCATAGCACATGATCTTCTTGTGCAACACATTTTGCTTGCTGGTTGGCTGGTTCATATAAAACAGCCAGTTAGTGGGGCTTGTTGTACGAGAGACTCCTTGTACGAAAACCACTATTCCAGGGAGAGATATTTGTCTCGGGCCCCACCCGTCATCGTCGGTCCCATTAGATCCTCGGCCCCAGTAGATCAGCACCTGGTACGCTTCGACGTGCCGACTGCCGAGCAGCCCGTTCGCGACAGGCCAAATGGCGCCGTGCGTGCTCAGCACCCACCTCCATAGTTCCGTTCCACGTTCCACTCCCACTTCTACCTCGTCGCGGCTGGACCACCGTAGTCCGTCGGTGCTGGCTCGGCACCCTCCTTTCCCAGCTGGAGTCCGAACCGAAGGAGCAGAGTGACGACGCCCCGCCGCACGCATCGCAGTCGCAGCAGCAGTAACAAACAAGGCACAAGCCGAGCGGAAGCTGTAACAACGACACGAAACCAACAAACCTCGCGTATAAATCCGCTCGCCGTTTGGGCGCGCCCCACCGCTCTGGTCTGCTCGCCGCCGACAGACCACAGCCCCGGCCCGCGCGCGCCTTGGGTGGGTGCCGGTGCCGGAGCGACGGCAATGCcggaggcggcgcgggcgcggggcctgCGGGAACCGGCGGGCGAGGGGGAGGCGGAGCAGGAGGACGAGTTCTACGAGTCGCTGGATCGGATCCtctcctcctcctgctcctccgcctccgcctccgacgacgacgccgaccaccgccgccgccgcagcaggcgccaccacctcctccaccagcaccagcaccagcaccagccgcTGTCCTCCGCGTACGACGTCTGGATCTCCGAGCCAACCTCCGTGGAGGAGCGCCGCCGCCTCCTGCTCCAGCGCCTGGGCCTCGCCTCCGACCCGCCGCCTCGCCGCTCGCCGTCGCCTCCCGCGTCTACCCCGGCGTCGCCACCGGCGCCCCCGGAGGAGCCCAGATCCGGCGCCGGGCTCGGGAGCCCCCCGCTGACGCGGAACCCCAGCTCCAGCGGCGGGGAGCAGCAATGCCGGATCCGGAACCTGGACGACGGCACGGAGTTCGAGGTCGGGGAGGTGCACGAGGAGGAGGTGGTGCGGGAGGTGGGCACCGGCCGCCACCTCACCTTCGAGGAGTTCGAGCTCTGCGTTGGCCGCTCCCCGATCGTGCACGAGCTCATGAAGCGGACCACCACCGCGGCGTCCGCGTCCGCCTCCAATCACGCCGCGCCCGCGGCCAGCAAGCCCCGGAGGAAGCCCGGGGGCGGGTGGCTGCGGGGCATCAGGCAGCTGGCGGGCACCGTCGCGTACGGGAGGCGCGGCGCCGACGATggggacaaggagaaggagaaggagaagaaggagagggaGGCGCGGCGCCTCAGCTCTGCCACCGATGACAGCCTCGATGGCGCCGGCTCGCGCGATGTAAGGAGGGTCCAGGTGCGACAGTACGGGAAGGCGTGCAAGGAGCTCACCGGGCTGTTCATGACGCAGGAATTGGCTGCCCACTCGGGCTCCGTGTGGTGCATCAACTTCAGCCTGGATGGACGATACCTTGCCACTGCTGGAGAGGATCGTGTGATCCATGTTTGGGAGGTGTCTGAGGGAGACAGAAAGGGTGAGTTGCTCGGGGAAGGTTCGCTGGCAAAGGAGAATGGTGGTGGCTGCAGCCCGTTTCTCACGTTTCTTGGGAATGATTCACCGGAGATCGCTGCATTGTCATTCACCTGCGCTGACATGGATAAGAAGAGAAGGCTGAGGAAGCAGAGCAATCGGAAGTCTGTAGGGTCTGATCATCTGGTCGTTCCTGAGTGTGTGTTTGGTTTCAGAGACAAGCCAGTTTGCTCGCTTCTGGGGCATGCCGCTGATGTTCTTGATCTGTCATGGTCCAAATCTCAGGTGCGAATTTGTGATCTTCGTCTCCATGTTCAACTGCCCAAACACATTTTGGGATATTTTTGGTATTAATTCTGAAACATCTCATTGATTAATTGCACAGCTCAATGTTCTTCAGACAGAAAAGAAACGCttgattcttgttgtgatgatttCTAGTATGTTTGCAAGGAATTCTGTCGTCAAAATGACTATAAACCAAATGAATGCACAATGTTGCAAACAAATCATTTTTGACATTTTGCCACATGGGAATTTGGGCATAAGCTTCAGCATGTAACACTAAACTGCATGTAACTAACAGGAGATCTTGCTACTGAGCACTACACAAAGTTCACAGTGAAGTTTCTTGCTGCTTCTAATTTGGTTTGCCCATTACTTATCTGTGCAAACATGACATTATTGTCTTATTGACATGTCTGTCTGATAAAGAAAAATACAAGATATTTATATTCATCACGATCCTTCTGCTGTTATAAGAAGGTTACTTCCCTGTTCTTCTAGGCCTGCTTTTTTTTGGCACTTTAGGTCATGTTAATGTTCGATCAGGAAACAGTTAGTACAAGTTATTGGCCACCACTGTCAGAAAACAGCTAATAATTTACACCTCCTGCAGTACCTGATCTCATCCTCCATGGACAAAACTGTTAAGCTCTGGGACATCACTACCAGTACCTGTTTAAAAACATTCTCACATACGGACTATGGTGAGTTTTGGCACATGATATCTCTCTAACTATCCATTAGTTGAGATATTCTCTCTTTTTTTCTCAAGAAGAAAGGTGCATTCCCTTTTTTTCTTTGGTACAAATTGTTTCAACTTTGGACCGTCATGAAAACTGGTTTTCTTCTTTGCAACCACAATTTTGGCAGTGACTTGCATCCAGTTCAATCCTGTGGATGACAACTTCTTCATTAGTGGATCACTGGATGAGAAAGTTCGGATTTGGAGTGTCCGTGACCGTAAGATTGAGGATTGGAATGATCTTCATGAGATGGTTACCGCTGCTTGTTATTCCCCTGATGGACAGGTTGAAGTAGTTCTTTTCTAGTGCATATTCCTTTTTACCATAAAAATCTGCTTTGATTTTAATCTCTATGGCTTTTGAAGGTTGCAATGGTGGGCTCTCACAAGGGATGCTGTCATATATTTGATACATCTGGTATGACAGCCTTGACCTCGTCCTCACACATACTCATGTGAAGTTGTGCAGTTATTCTCTTTTGATGTTGGCTAGAGAGCTCCAGTTCCTCATACGATGGACTGATATTCATATTCGTTTAATCATTGCAGAGAAGAAGCTTCTGTACAAAAGTCAGATAGATTTAAGAATTAGGAAAAAGAAATCTGGCCAGAAGAAGATAACTGGATTCCAGGTAATATAGCACAGAGCATCCACTTTCGGGCCAACTTCTTTTTTGTTAAGAAAGGCAGATCGCCTCCTGCAGCCTCCCGCCTCTGGTGTGATACTGTTATCTACCACTGAGTTATATATGTGTTCCTTGCAACAGTTTGCTCCTGGAAGCTCATCGGAAGTTCTGATTACTTCTGCAGATTCAAGAATACGTGTTGTTAACGGCGATGAATTTGTTCACAAGTTTAAAGGTAATGCCACGTTCTGCTGCCACGATAAATTTCAGATTAGTTACCTGTATTATTTTTGGCTAATATAAAGGACATCCACTTAACTTGTGGAGCCGTATGGGCTTGTGTGGTAGTTCTGGGCATTGAAGTTTACTTGGTGTTTGACTTTAATCCTTTCACCAGGGCTTCGGAACACGAGTAGCCAAATCTCAGCTTCTGTAGCTCCGAATGGGAAATACATCATCTGTGCCAGCGAGGATTCTCACGTCTATGTGTGGAGACATGACAACAGTTCCCACCCTAGTAGGAACAGGATCACAGTTGATGTAACCAACTCATATGAGCATTTCCACTGCCATGGCGTGACCGTGGCTGTCACATGGCCTGGTGCTGAAGCCCGGGGCTCGTTTGGATCTCGAAGCAGCAGGCACAGCGATTCAGATGGAGCAGTGAACTCTGGCCGAGACATCCCAGCTGAGAACAGCCAGCACAATTCTGACGCAGGCACCAGTAGACATCCAGGCGATAGAGCATCCACATCCTGGCCTGACGAAAAGTTACCGTCAGCCAAGAGCAGCCCTGGTCACTGCTCGTCCGATCTTTGCATTGGAGCTATGGATGTCCAGCGCCGGTCTGCGTGGGGGTTGGTGATTGTCACAGCTGGGCGGGGAGGCGAGATCAGGGTGTTCCAGAATTTTGGCTTCCCGGTTCAAGTGTAAAGCTAGCGTGAGTGAGATCATGCAGATAGGGTTTGTTTGGTTCTTTACTGTATATACCATCGGTAGATGTAGATTGCCGACAGTTTTACGAAAACTTCCCTGTGTTTCTCTGTCTCCTTGGGTGCTTCAAGATTGTACCCCCAGAACCACACTATCATATAGTTAGCAATATCACTTGTTGATACAATACACAGAGCTCTGTAACTGTATGCTTAGCACACATCAACTTAATTTGTTCTCATCATGTATTTTTCTACACACAGTGATGTACAAAATGAAAATATTTTTCAAATTCATGAATTTGCATTTTCCTGCCTGACACTTCATTCTTTCTGTACCTAGCTATAGAAAAAACTGATCATATCTTACGAGCTGATCTTTTTAATGTACTAGTTTGTTGCTGTTAGGGGTCTGTTTAGCAAGAAACCATTCTTCTgcgaccacggtgttttgcttgaacCAGCAGTAATGGTGTTTAGCAATTAGCATCTAGCGACTAGAGTATGCTAGGGCTAGACGCTTTGACACATACTTAATTTTATTGTCATGATAAATCACTGCACAGATCTTACATCCTGGCTCCAACTACAGATCAAGATTATTCACTGATCTAACAGTGAAGGCATAGGCGAATTTTGATCGAGCTGCTTAAATTTTCCTAGCTGGATAGGATAGGATAGGATGGCTCATCAAAACGGAACACACTGCTTGCTAGGATGGCTCATGAGGCCGCACTGCTAAAACCGGAGCCCCCTCAAGACGGCGACCGGCTGGCGCTCCCCGGTGGTGTCCAGCTGAGGTCGAGGCCGGCGATGTCGCCCCACGGCGCGAGCCCGTCGTAGAAGTCCGGGGCCACCGACCGCCACGAGGAGGAGAAGGCCGGCGGTGCAAGCACGACGGCGCCGAGGTCGAGCTGCGGGAAGAAGCTGCCGTCGCTGAGGAACGGGAAGACGGACGGGAGGTCGGACAGGCACGCGTCCGCGAGCGACGCAGGCaccggcggcgacgacgacgaggtCTCGGCGGAGGAGACCCTGCGCCGCTTGCCGCCCCCACCGGCGCGGCGCGAGGCCCCGCCAACCGGGACGTCGCGCAGCGTGCCGCCGTGCGTCCAGTAGCGGCGGCACGCGCGGCAGAAGTGGCGCGGCTGCGCCGTGCTGTAGTTGTTGTAGTAGCAGAACTTGGTGTTGGTGGAGCGGCAGCGCGGGCActccagctgctgctgctggtggtggtcCTGGTCCTGGCCCTTGCGCCCAGCCTTGTCACCCTGCCATGCCAGCCCACAGCCGCAGACGCGTAGTATATACGTCAGTGATCGATCATCGCAGAACTGCCGTGCGTGCCGTCGTCGGTACGGTACGTACGTAGGATTGATCACGCTGCTACTGACCTGCTGCTGGTGGAGCGAGGAGGAGTCGAGGTCGAGGAGCGGGAGCTCAGCGTCGGAAGCGGCCGGACGCTTGGAACCGGCGACGGCGGTGACCGAGAGGATCGAAGCTGCAGGCGCCATCCCCCGGGCGAGCAGGACCTCGCATGCCGAGGAGCCGTCGTCGTTGGCGTCGGCTTAATAGACGCCCAGCGATTCGGCCGAGAGTTAGCTAGTGCTCACTGCTCAGTGCAATCAGCTGAGTGTCTAGcgctggcccggccctgtgggcgCGCGCGTGGTCACCACCTCGCTCTCTGGGATATACGGAGGGCTGCTAGAGCTAGCCGCCTAGCCATCTCCAGCAGGCCGTATAAATTACAATATTTTACACGCAGAGTGAAATTTAAAAAACCGGGGGAATGGAATGGGATGGCACTATGCCAGTGGCAGCGGCGGTAGCGAGAGAGACGTTAGCCGTCACCGTCGAGTCCGACCTGGATCACAATCAGCTCGCGCGGCGTTGGTTGGCTGGTCTGGTCACTACTCACTGCCTCACTGGTGTGTCTCGAGCGGAGGGGTCGTTGGTTGCATTGCACACATGGGGACTGGAGTGGGGAGGGGAGGCCGCCGCCGGACCGGACAGGCGTCCACCGCATGCAGCAGAGATGCTCTTCTTCGGCGTACGTGAAGCTACCTCGCCACTTGACCGTGCGGCGTGCGTGCGTTCGAGTGGTATTGGCCTAGGGCCCGCCATGCATGGTCTACAGGAGCAGGAGTCTGGTAGTGCCACGAGCACGGGGAAGGGCAGGACGTCGGACCGGGTCGTCGTCGGCGTACACACGGGACGGGATGGACGGACGGAGAGCGGTTCTGCTTCTGCCTGCGTGACCGTGACCTGGGTTTGTTTGCCTATCGAGGAAACGGCCGTCTGCACGCGAGGGCAGGCGGCCTCTATCGCTTAGCCTAGCGGTGCGTGCGCCGAGGCGAGGCGTTTTGGCGCCTTGCGCCGCCATTGGCAGGCGGCCAGCTCGATGATTGATCGGGCAACGCAACGGGGAGTGAGGGCGGCAAGGGATCGAGGTCGACCATacccgcgcggcggcggcggcggcggcgtgatgCGTGAATGCCCTCTCTGCCTATGGCGCCGGGCCGGACCGGAAGAGGTGGGCCCCGCGGCGCGTGGAATGAAGGAGAGGGTTGGCGGGAGAAAAGACGCGGCGGCGGGCCCTGGTCGGTGGCTGGCTGGGCCCCTCGAAAGCCTAGGCGAGGACGACGAGCGACACAGCGTTTCGTCCACTTGTGGG harbors:
- the LOC100272945 gene encoding Dof zinc finger protein DOF1.6, translated to MAPAASILSVTAVAGSKRPAASDAELPLLDLDSSSLHQQQGDKAGRKGQDQDHHQQQQLECPRCRSTNTKFCYYNNYSTAQPRHFCRACRRYWTHGGTLRDVPVGGASRRAGGGGKRRRVSSAETSSSSPPVPASLADACLSDLPSVFPFLSDGSFFPQLDLGAVVLAPPAFSSSWRSVAPDFYDGLAPWGDIAGLDLSWTPPGSASRSPS
- the LOC100193671 gene encoding uncharacterized protein isoform X1, which produces MPEAARARGLREPAGEGEAEQEDEFYESLDRILSSSCSSASASDDDADHRRRRSRRHHLLHQHQHQHQPLSSAYDVWISEPTSVEERRRLLLQRLGLASDPPPRRSPSPPASTPASPPAPPEEPRSGAGLGSPPLTRNPSSSGGEQQCRIRNLDDGTEFEVGEVHEEEVVREVGTGRHLTFEEFELCVGRSPIVHELMKRTTTAASASASNHAAPAASKPRRKPGGGWLRGIRQLAGTVAYGRRGADDGDKEKEKEKKEREARRLSSATDDSLDGAGSRDVRRVQVRQYGKACKELTGLFMTQELAAHSGSVWCINFSLDGRYLATAGEDRVIHVWEVSEGDRKGELLGEGSLAKENGGGCSPFLTFLGNDSPEIAALSFTCADMDKKRRLRKQSNRKSVGSDHLVVPECVFGFRDKPVCSLLGHAADVLDLSWSKSQYLISSSMDKTVKLWDITTSTCLKTFSHTDYVTCIQFNPVDDNFFISGSLDEKVRIWSVRDRKIEDWNDLHEMVTAACYSPDGQVAMVGSHKGCCHIFDTSEKKLLYKSQIDLRIRKKKSGQKKITGFQFAPGSSSEVLITSADSRIRVVNGDEFVHKFKGLRNTSSQISASVAPNGKYIICASEDSHVYVWRHDNSSHPSRNRITVDVTNSYEHFHCHGVTVAVTWPGAEARGSFGSRSSRHSDSDGAVNSGRDIPAENSQHNSDAGTSRHPGDRASTSWPDEKLPSAKSSPGHCSSDLCIGAMDVQRRSAWGLVIVTAGRGGEIRVFQNFGFPVQV
- the LOC100193671 gene encoding uncharacterized protein LOC100193671, translating into MPEAARARGLREPAGEGEAEQEDEFYESLDRILSSSCSSASASDDDADHRRRRSRRHHLLHQHQHQHQPLSSAYDVWISEPTSVEERRRLLLQRLGLASDPPPRRSPSPPASTPASPPAPPEEPRSGAGLGSPPLTRNPSSSGGEQQCRIRNLDDGTEFEVGEVHEEEVVREVGTGRHLTFEEFELCVGRSPIVHELMKRTTTAASASASNHAAPAASKPRRKPGGGWLRGIRQLAGTVAYGRRGADDGDKEKEKEKKEREARRLSSATDDSLDGAGSRDELAAHSGSVWCINFSLDGRYLATAGEDRVIHVWEVSEGDRKGELLGEGSLAKENGGGCSPFLTFLGNDSPEIAALSFTCADMDKKRRLRKQSNRKSVGSDHLVVPECVFGFRDKPVCSLLGHAADVLDLSWSKSQYLISSSMDKTVKLWDITTSTCLKTFSHTDYVTCIQFNPVDDNFFISGSLDEKVRIWSVRDRKIEDWNDLHEMVTAACYSPDGQVAMVGSHKGCCHIFDTSEKKLLYKSQIDLRIRKKKSGQKKITGFQFAPGSSSEVLITSADSRIRVVNGDEFVHKFKGLRNTSSQISASVAPNGKYIICASEDSHVYVWRHDNSSHPSRNRITVDVTNSYEHFHCHGVTVAVTWPGAEARGSFGSRSSRHSDSDGAVNSGRDIPAENSQHNSDAGTSRHPGDRASTSWPDEKLPSAKSSPGHCSSDLCIGAMDVQRRSAWGLVIVTAGRGGEIRVFQNFGFPVQV